The stretch of DNA TCGTCAGACAGGCTTTTCAGCTGATTTGTCAGCAAAGGATCTATACTGCCGTTTATACAGATGTATACACCAAGATAATGAAGAAGTCTCAGTTTATTGGACAGGAAATGGATGAATTTTATCAGTGTCTGCGAAGGGGTGTAGATTAACATCGTATTTATCGAATCTATAATTACACAGACCTTCTGGCCGCCCAGCCTGGCAAAAGATTTGTTCAGTTCAATCCCGATATCCGTAAGACTTCCAGGCTGATTTATGAAATACATGCTCTCGTCCTTATCTTCAGGGAGTCCGCCGAGAGCATATTTGGTAATCGAGTCGATAAAAAAGACCTTCTCGACATCAATTCCCGATTTTATATATGACTTCTTCAGAATAGTCGAAGGGTTGTTTATG from Methanolacinia petrolearia DSM 11571 encodes:
- a CDS encoding DUF7504 family protein — its product is MASIDEILAGGDAGLVVLAETSAEVFQDCTPDLVRKLTEKEYNVVIITINNPSTILKKSYIKSGIDVEKVFFIDSITKYALGGLPEDKDESMYFINQPGSLTDIGIELNKSFARLGGQKVCVIIDSINTMLIYTPSQTLIKFIHFLSNKLRLLHYLGVYICINGSIDPLLTNQLKSLSDEFIKL